DNA from Mesorhizobium sp. B2-1-1:
GGATCAGGTATTCGCCGAGCAGCAGGATCATCACCAGCGAGAAGCCGGTCATCACGCCGGGCAGCGACAGTTTCAAGGTCACGCCCAAGAAAGTGGAGAGCGGCGTCGCGCCGAGATCGGCGGAGGCCTCCAGCAGACGGCGATCGAGCCGCTCGAGGCTGACATAGATCGGCAGGATCATCAGCGGCAGATAGCCATAGACGATGCCGAGCAGGACGGCGCCCGGCGTGTTGATCAGCCTGACGTCCTCGATGCCGGCAAGCGCGAGCAGCGCCGGGATGCCGCGTCCACCCAAAATGTACATCCAGGCATAGGTACGCATCAAAAGGCTGGTCCAGAACGGTATGACGACCAGCGCGAGCAGGATCAACCGCCAGCGCTGCGGCGCCCGCAGGGCGAGGTAATAGGCGACGGGATAGGCCACGAGCAGACAGGCGAGCGCGCCCACCGGAGCCAGCACCATCGTGTTCCAGAACGCGGTCGCCCGCGCCGGAAGATT
Protein-coding regions in this window:
- a CDS encoding ABC transporter permease; this translates as MRGIRKNLLTAMLLGPAAAWLVVFLVLPFMAIAVFSVGERAPEGGYQAAFTLAQYANLPARATAFWNTMVLAPVGALACLLVAYPVAYYLALRAPQRWRLILLALVVIPFWTSLLMRTYAWMYILGGRGIPALLALAGIEDVRLINTPGAVLLGIVYGYLPLMILPIYVSLERLDRRLLEASADLGATPLSTFLGVTLKLSLPGVMTGFSLVMILLLGEYLIPTLLGGGKVFFIGNALVDLFLQSRNWPFGSAIAITLVLVSVVVLIAANRISTRVSGARRVDLI